In uncultured Cohaesibacter sp., a genomic segment contains:
- a CDS encoding calcium/sodium antiporter, producing MEYLFLLAGLVFLFFGGEWLVKGAIGVSRKLGLPAFLISLTVVGFGTSMPELLVSLKAAIGDLPGIALGNVVGSNIANILLIVGLSAVISPMYVTRDISRRDTVVMLVTTAILAIALAFQAIPAWFGGLMLLALFGYLTVSYIQGRKSGCCELDMMTDCLATWKILGFLILGLATLVAGAELLVRGATAVATDLGVSNAVIGLTIVAVGTSLPELATSVVAAMHRRSDIAIGNIVGSNIFNILGILGLTSIVSPIPVADRFAQIDGWVMLGATLALAILLLFFRHIGRPLGAMFLVAYAVYVISMA from the coding sequence ATGGAATATCTCTTCCTTTTGGCTGGTCTTGTTTTTCTTTTCTTTGGCGGCGAATGGCTGGTCAAGGGTGCAATCGGGGTTTCCAGAAAGCTCGGACTGCCCGCTTTTCTGATCTCTCTGACGGTGGTAGGCTTCGGCACATCGATGCCTGAACTGCTGGTTTCCCTGAAAGCTGCCATCGGCGATCTGCCCGGCATCGCGCTTGGCAACGTGGTCGGCTCGAATATAGCCAATATTCTGCTGATCGTCGGCCTGTCCGCCGTAATCTCGCCCATGTATGTGACCCGCGACATTTCACGACGAGATACCGTGGTTATGCTCGTAACAACCGCAATTCTTGCAATTGCGCTTGCTTTTCAAGCCATTCCCGCTTGGTTTGGTGGCCTTATGCTGCTGGCGCTGTTTGGCTATCTTACAGTCTCCTATATTCAGGGCAGGAAAAGCGGCTGCTGCGAATTGGACATGATGACCGATTGCCTTGCCACCTGGAAAATTCTGGGCTTTCTGATCCTGGGATTGGCAACGCTTGTTGCCGGTGCGGAGCTTCTGGTGCGCGGGGCCACTGCCGTGGCAACAGATCTGGGCGTATCCAATGCGGTGATCGGCCTAACGATCGTGGCTGTCGGCACCAGCCTGCCGGAGCTGGCAACATCGGTAGTCGCCGCCATGCATCGCAGGTCGGACATCGCAATCGGCAATATTGTCGGCTCCAACATCTTCAACATTCTGGGCATTCTTGGCCTGACTTCGATTGTCTCGCCGATTCCCGTTGCAGACCGCTTTGCTCAAATAGATGGCTGGGTCATGCTCGGCGCCACGCTGGCATTGGCGATCCTGCTGCTTTTCTTTCGCCATATCGGGCGGCCATTGGGCGCGATGTTCCTTGTGGCCTATGCTGTCTACGTGATCTCCATGGCATAA
- a CDS encoding triose-phosphate isomerase, giving the protein MIENPQIWIGTSWKMNKTLGEAQAFAKGLAEIDRERNRNIQRFVVPPFTSAREVKAMLALTSVKVGAQNMHWADEGAWTGEISPSMLVDCNLDLVELGHSERREFFGETNETVGLKTEAAIRHGLTPLICIGETLAQKEAGRASEVLEEEVRGALSKLSDRQKQVKILFAYEPVWAIGDDGVPATSDYADARQSEILSVAEEILGQRPLCLYGGSVNADNCEELIACPNIDGLFIGRAAWNVEGYLNILSKCSAKIGR; this is encoded by the coding sequence ATGATTGAAAATCCCCAAATCTGGATTGGTACCAGTTGGAAGATGAACAAGACCCTTGGGGAAGCGCAGGCCTTTGCAAAAGGACTGGCCGAGATTGATAGGGAAAGAAACAGGAATATTCAGCGTTTTGTCGTTCCTCCCTTCACCTCAGCAAGGGAAGTGAAGGCCATGCTGGCTTTGACATCGGTAAAAGTCGGTGCCCAGAATATGCATTGGGCGGATGAGGGGGCGTGGACCGGCGAAATATCGCCATCCATGCTGGTCGACTGCAATCTGGATCTGGTGGAACTGGGACATTCCGAGCGTCGCGAATTTTTCGGAGAAACCAACGAAACGGTTGGCCTCAAGACCGAAGCTGCCATTCGCCACGGCCTGACGCCTCTGATTTGCATTGGCGAGACGCTTGCCCAGAAAGAGGCAGGGCGGGCATCTGAAGTGCTTGAAGAGGAAGTGCGCGGCGCCCTGAGCAAATTGTCAGACAGGCAGAAGCAGGTAAAGATCCTTTTTGCCTATGAACCTGTATGGGCCATTGGCGATGATGGTGTGCCGGCAACGTCGGATTATGCCGATGCGCGCCAGAGTGAAATTCTCTCGGTCGCCGAGGAGATATTGGGCCAACGGCCATTATGTCTCTATGGCGGTTCGGTCAATGCCGACAATTGCGAAGAATTGATTGCTTGCCCCAATATTGACGGTCTCTTCATTGGCCGCGCAGCTTGGAATGTTGAGGGATATCTGAATATTCTCTCCAAATGTTCCGCAAAGATCGGTCGCTAG
- a CDS encoding sugar-binding domain-containing protein codes for MAETTGLIDEELEKARIAWLYFIGGQTQQEIAQRMNVTRLKVNKIIGQVRQQGNVQINVNLPLTDCIELADKVSSRYDLIETIVVPDLDDFMEQKRVIGEAAGSLASGLIEGRDLGVGVGSGRTLSFVVRTVSAKPKFDSWVVGLTGGVTSGSTSNSFAVATTFAHILGVQCHYLTAPIYCANPESRNALLLNDELTDVLARTEIADVGIVSCGNLQMDTSLTQIRVVKDNYDALVKLGAVGEFMGCFLDSFGNPISHFLNESVIALPPDKMKLKPISILVSGGLNKIPIIRAILRAGYVNRLVTNESVAHALLQGPR; via the coding sequence ATGGCCGAAACGACAGGTTTGATCGATGAAGAGCTGGAGAAGGCGCGTATTGCGTGGCTTTATTTTATCGGCGGTCAGACCCAGCAGGAAATTGCCCAACGCATGAATGTGACGCGACTGAAGGTCAACAAGATCATCGGTCAGGTGCGCCAGCAGGGCAATGTGCAGATCAATGTCAATCTTCCCCTGACCGATTGCATCGAGCTCGCTGACAAGGTCTCCTCTCGCTATGATCTCATTGAAACGATCGTGGTGCCGGATCTGGATGACTTCATGGAGCAGAAGCGGGTTATTGGCGAGGCGGCCGGTTCCCTTGCCAGTGGTCTTATCGAAGGACGGGATCTTGGTGTTGGCGTCGGTTCGGGGCGCACGCTCAGCTTTGTGGTGCGCACGGTCTCGGCCAAACCGAAATTCGACAGCTGGGTCGTGGGGCTGACCGGTGGCGTCACCAGCGGTTCAACGAGCAATTCTTTTGCGGTCGCCACAACCTTTGCCCATATTCTCGGGGTCCAGTGCCATTATCTGACCGCCCCCATCTATTGCGCCAACCCCGAAAGCCGCAATGCGCTGTTGCTCAATGACGAGTTGACAGACGTACTCGCACGCACAGAGATTGCCGATGTCGGCATTGTTTCATGCGGCAATCTGCAAATGGATACATCGCTGACCCAGATCCGGGTGGTGAAGGACAATTACGATGCTCTGGTCAAGCTGGGCGCCGTGGGCGAGTTCATGGGCTGTTTTCTGGACTCCTTTGGCAATCCGATCAGCCATTTTCTCAATGAATCCGTCATCGCCCTGCCGCCAGACAAAATGAAGCTCAAGCCTATTTCCATTCTGGTATCGGGAGGCCTCAACAAGATACCGATCATCCGGGCGATCCTGCGGGCCGGTTATGTCAACCGTCTGGTGACAAATGAAAGTGTCGCTCACGCCTTGCTGCAGGGGCCACGCTAA
- a CDS encoding autotransporter outer membrane beta-barrel domain-containing protein: MGNPSQGWSTAGTAGSYSYNYVAIDFTADTTGTYTFGQTAGPIDTDMAVYYDSSFDADNLVNPDAYNDDSALSGDLCGGYGCPAVQATLNADLVNTLVISTFSNGALVTLPLSFYASGVGNITFTVNPSSGTEFFVPVSEANRTDDMAAIMDSIASGSTSASTALTNSLTSLAVGSEASRTSALQNISPNASLAVSTVTTQVMQTGFSRIDSRMASVRASASNSVGTSTSTHGSDYVTAYAEDDSDQDSRFEAFSLFDKQSEPDILKNNIWGEFSVFQSQQDADDGYAGFESTSQSFMFGFDSAITERIFAGIALSYTATDVNMKDFREGDSVDSDSYQATLYGSYEFAEDWLLGGKFSYARHEMDSSRNTVTSTAYGSYGVNQFGVQADISRSFAFSNGLTLLPKVGLSYINLQQEAYSETGSALALSYDSLSSDQLYSSVSLEVSKSFDLGEKALITPNVAVGWNHNYLTDGTDMVARFVGGGGDFTSPGQALEEDSLSLNAGLSINYDRNLTIDVDATGAFAPNYNEYGAKARLTYSF, encoded by the coding sequence TTGGGAAATCCTAGTCAAGGCTGGTCTACAGCTGGAACAGCGGGCAGTTACAGCTACAATTACGTAGCGATCGACTTCACCGCTGACACCACTGGCACCTATACCTTTGGTCAAACAGCAGGCCCGATTGATACCGACATGGCAGTCTATTACGACAGCAGTTTTGACGCGGACAATCTGGTTAATCCCGACGCCTATAATGATGATAGCGCTCTTAGCGGCGATCTGTGTGGCGGCTACGGCTGTCCTGCGGTTCAGGCCACCCTTAACGCGGATCTGGTCAATACGCTCGTCATCTCAACCTTTAGCAACGGTGCTTTGGTGACTTTGCCACTCAGCTTCTATGCTTCGGGTGTGGGCAATATCACCTTTACGGTCAACCCAAGCAGCGGCACAGAATTTTTTGTACCGGTTTCGGAAGCCAACCGGACCGATGATATGGCGGCCATCATGGACAGCATCGCGTCGGGCTCGACTTCGGCCTCCACGGCGCTCACCAACAGTCTGACCAGTCTTGCCGTGGGCAGCGAAGCAAGCCGCACCAGCGCCCTGCAAAATATCTCTCCCAATGCCAGCCTTGCGGTAAGCACTGTGACGACACAGGTCATGCAGACCGGTTTCTCACGCATCGACAGCCGCATGGCAAGCGTTCGCGCCTCGGCCTCCAACTCGGTTGGCACATCCACATCGACACATGGTTCGGACTATGTCACCGCTTATGCCGAAGATGATTCCGATCAGGATTCCCGTTTTGAAGCCTTCAGCCTATTCGACAAGCAGTCTGAGCCGGACATCTTGAAAAACAATATCTGGGGTGAATTCAGCGTCTTCCAGAGCCAGCAGGATGCGGATGATGGCTATGCCGGTTTCGAGAGCACCAGCCAGAGCTTCATGTTCGGCTTCGACTCTGCGATCACCGAACGGATTTTCGCCGGTATCGCCCTGAGCTATACCGCGACAGATGTCAACATGAAGGATTTCCGCGAGGGAGACAGCGTTGATAGCGACAGCTATCAGGCAACCCTTTATGGCAGCTATGAATTCGCAGAAGATTGGCTGCTCGGCGGCAAATTCTCCTATGCCCGTCATGAGATGGACTCGAGCCGCAATACAGTCACAAGCACGGCCTATGGCAGCTACGGGGTCAACCAGTTTGGCGTTCAGGCCGACATTTCCCGCTCATTTGCCTTTTCCAATGGTCTTACATTGTTGCCCAAGGTTGGGCTTTCCTACATCAACCTGCAACAGGAAGCCTATAGCGAAACTGGCAGCGCCCTCGCCCTCAGCTATGATTCACTCAGTTCCGACCAGCTCTATAGTTCGGTTTCGCTGGAAGTGAGCAAGAGCTTCGATCTTGGCGAGAAGGCACTGATCACTCCCAACGTTGCCGTTGGCTGGAACCATAATTATCTCACCGACGGCACCGATATGGTTGCTCGCTTTGTTGGTGGTGGCGGCGATTTCACCTCGCCGGGACAGGCACTTGAAGAAGACAGCCTCAGCCTGAATGCCGGTTTGTCGATCAATTATGACAGAAATCTCACGATTGATGTCGATGCGACCGGGGCATTCGCACCCAATTATAACGAATATGGAGCCAAGGCTCGCCTGACCTACAGCTTCTAG
- a CDS encoding D-amino-acid transaminase: MSRIVYVNGEFLPEEDAKISIFDRGFLFADGVYEVSTILDGKLVDNAAHLARLQRSLGELAIPAPCSMEEIERIQHELIQRNAISAGSIYLQVTRGAEDRNFLWSEDLQPSLIMFTQTRGAKMDKVADVGLDVISRPDIRWQRRDIKTVALLPASMAKREAVAAGANDAWMVEDGFVTEGTSNNAYIITRDGKLITRALSNKILHGITRKAVLALAEEAGLVVEERSFTPDEVKNAAEAFVTSATMFVAPVVSFDGAKIGDGKPGPHTRRLRDLYIAFAKNSLS, translated from the coding sequence ATGTCCCGCATTGTCTATGTCAACGGAGAATTTCTGCCCGAGGAAGATGCCAAGATCTCGATCTTCGATCGCGGCTTTCTGTTCGCTGACGGGGTATATGAGGTTTCGACGATTCTGGACGGCAAGCTAGTTGATAACGCTGCCCATCTGGCGCGGCTTCAGCGCTCTCTTGGTGAATTGGCAATTCCAGCGCCTTGCTCCATGGAAGAGATCGAGCGGATCCAGCATGAACTGATCCAGCGCAACGCCATTTCCGCCGGTAGCATCTATTTGCAGGTGACCCGCGGTGCCGAGGATCGCAATTTTCTCTGGTCGGAAGATCTCCAGCCTTCGCTGATCATGTTCACCCAGACCCGTGGTGCCAAGATGGACAAGGTGGCCGATGTGGGGCTTGATGTTATCTCGCGACCGGACATTCGCTGGCAGCGGCGCGACATCAAGACAGTGGCGCTCTTGCCCGCTTCGATGGCCAAGCGGGAAGCTGTGGCCGCCGGTGCAAACGATGCCTGGATGGTGGAAGATGGTTTTGTCACCGAGGGCACCTCGAACAACGCCTATATCATCACTCGTGATGGCAAACTGATCACTCGCGCACTCTCCAACAAGATCCTACATGGCATCACCCGCAAGGCCGTTCTGGCCCTCGCCGAGGAGGCTGGTCTGGTCGTGGAAGAACGCAGTTTTACTCCTGACGAAGTCAAGAATGCCGCCGAGGCCTTCGTAACGTCAGCCACGATGTTTGTCGCTCCGGTGGTATCGTTTGACGGTGCCAAAATCGGCGATGGCAAGCCCGGCCCGCACACAAGACGTTTGAGAGATCTCTATATCGCCTTTGCCAAAAATTCGCTGAGCTAG
- a CDS encoding cation diffusion facilitator family transporter: MTENASNKTKTVRLSSRQLAIGSVLVAIVVLALKYAAYAMTNSVGLYSDALETLINLAAAFAVLIALRLGEKPADQNHQFGHHKAEYLSAVAEGVLVVLAAIAIFMEAYEALMHPRDLSVPIIGLVLNGLAGVGNALWAFTLVHFGRKLRSPALVADGKHLYTDVVTSIGVLAGVGLAKVTGLIWLDPLLAMCVGVSILFTGWQLIRGSLSGLMDEAIDQEELQQLRETIMANAEGAIEAHDIRTRHAGRVIFVEFHLVVPSKMTVYAAHAICDRIEEAFQQEMPHAVVTIHIEPEYMANESEFDDNLPLD; this comes from the coding sequence ATGACCGAAAATGCATCCAACAAAACCAAGACAGTGCGCTTGTCCTCACGACAACTCGCAATCGGCTCGGTGCTTGTGGCCATTGTCGTGCTGGCGCTCAAATATGCGGCCTACGCGATGACCAATTCGGTCGGTCTCTATTCGGATGCGCTGGAAACGCTGATCAATCTGGCTGCGGCCTTTGCCGTGCTCATCGCGCTTCGACTGGGCGAAAAGCCGGCGGACCAGAATCACCAGTTCGGCCACCACAAGGCAGAATATCTTTCCGCTGTTGCCGAAGGGGTGCTGGTTGTTCTGGCGGCCATTGCGATTTTCATGGAAGCCTATGAAGCCCTGATGCATCCCCGCGATTTGTCGGTTCCCATCATCGGGCTTGTGCTCAATGGCCTTGCCGGGGTGGGCAATGCCCTGTGGGCCTTCACGCTGGTGCATTTCGGCCGAAAATTGCGCTCCCCTGCCCTGGTGGCGGATGGCAAGCATCTTTATACAGATGTGGTAACATCCATTGGCGTTCTGGCCGGTGTCGGGCTGGCCAAAGTCACCGGCTTGATCTGGCTTGATCCGCTTCTGGCGATGTGCGTCGGCGTGTCCATTCTGTTTACCGGCTGGCAATTGATCCGCGGCTCTCTGAGCGGCCTGATGGACGAGGCGATCGATCAGGAAGAGCTGCAACAGTTGCGCGAAACCATCATGGCCAATGCCGAAGGTGCCATCGAAGCCCACGATATCCGCACCCGCCATGCAGGTCGCGTCATCTTCGTCGAGTTCCATCTGGTGGTACCAAGCAAAATGACCGTCTATGCAGCGCATGCCATTTGCGACCGGATCGAGGAAGCCTTTCAGCAAGAGATGCCGCATGCGGTGGTCACGATCCATATCGAACCGGAATATATGGCAAATGAATCCGAGTTCGACGACAATCTGCCACTGGATTGA